The genomic DNA TGCGCTTCCATGCACACAATATAAAATTGTCGCTAATATTCCATATTACATCACCGCTCCTCTTATTCGCTTTTTTCTTGAACAGCCGTGCCCGCCAGCATCCATGACCCTCATGGTGCAAAAAGAAGTTGCACAGCGCTTATGCGCAAAACCCGGCGCCATGAGCATTTTGGCGATTGCGGCACAATATTACGCAGATGTCACATATGGTTTTCTTGTCCCGCGTGATCATTTTGATCCAGTGCCTGCCGTAGACAGCGCGGTGATCCACTTAAACATTCGTCATGCCACATCTGATGCAATCACGTTAGACACAAAAGACTTTTTTCGTGTCGTAAAGATGGGTTTTAGTGCAAAACGAAAAACTCTTTGCAACAATCTGGCAAATGGTTTGCATCGGGAGAAGGGTGATATTGATACTATTCTAAAAAATGTTGGTTTGCGAGAAGGGGTGCGTGCGCAAGAATTATCTGTTGATGATTGGAAAATTCTCACGCAAAAACTCTCTCTAGGAAAATAGGGACACGGCGAGAATAACACCATATAACGCAACAATAACAAAAACTGTTGCAACGCTATTATGTGCATTGAAAATGAATTTTTTGTCACGCACACCAACAAGTGTCCAAAAACACAATGCGCCCGCCAATAGAGCCGGCCACAGCATCGCGAGATCATTGAATGCAAACACACTGAGTCCAAAAGAAATAAAGATGCCGGACGCGATCAACAATCTACCAACCTTTTCTCCAAAAATTACCGGCAACGTATAGATGTGATTTTTTTTGTCACCCGCAATGTCTTTAATGTCCTTGATCGGAAGGGAGATCGTATATGCAACAATAAGAAGCAGTCCAATGTGTACAGGAAAATTATGTAACGAATGCTCGCGCGCTACGATGCTATATGCCATGATCACAA from Parcubacteria group bacterium includes the following:
- the rsmA gene encoding 16S rRNA (adenine(1518)-N(6)/adenine(1519)-N(6))-dimethyltransferase RsmA, with the protein product MSTQFIHKKSLGQNFLKDDTLIARIVDLANILPTDAVLEIGPGQGILTALLAKRAQKVVAIELDDRLIPILAKRFANNAHVTIIHDDVLKTDFSTLSAEHALPCTQYKIVANIPYYITAPLIRFFLEQPCPPASMTLMVQKEVAQRLCAKPGAMSILAIAAQYYADVTYGFLVPRDHFDPVPAVDSAVIHLNIRHATSDAITLDTKDFFRVVKMGFSAKRKTLCNNLANGLHREKGDIDTILKNVGLREGVRAQELSVDDWKILTQKLSLGK